From a region of the Candida albicans SC5314 chromosome 1, complete sequence genome:
- the DUR1,2 gene encoding bifunctional urea carboxylase/allophanate hydrolase (Urea amidolyase; hydrolyzes urea to CO2; use of urea as N source and for hyphal switch in macrophage; regulated by Nrg1/Hap43; required for virulence; promotes mouse kidney and brain colonization; rat catheter and flow model biofilm induced), with protein sequence MSYLGWSVEDWKKFHYESTPDESFELLSQLLKSQKAAPEDPAWISLASIENLEHQWKFLQSKSNKRDLPLYGVPIAVKDNIDAKTFETTAACPSFAYSPSKDATTVRLLRDAGAIVIGKTNLDQFATGLVGTRSPYGITPNTFNPKYVSGGSSAGSASVVARGIVPIALGTDTAGSGRVPAALNNLIGLKPTKGVFSCSGVVPACKSLDCVSIFALNLQDAQLTFNIMAEEDEHDEFSRSMPKNPLLKFGKKPRVVVPTNLLWYGEKENPKLYQEAVAKFEKIGCELVSLDIEPLLELARCLYEGPWVAERYVAVKDFFATNTPEKDLDPTVTKIIKGGEHYSAATCFQYEYKRQGIVKRVNKLLEGIDAIIVPTAPLNPTIEEVTNEPIKVNSCQGTYTNFVNLADMSALAIPAGFRNDGLPFGVTLLSHKFNDYALLDLASRYLKLDNLRTCGVSQKKVSTIHDELYLLPKSTPEETVKLAVVGAHLKGFELHWQLEKVDARFIESTTTSKNYKLYALPKTGPVAKPGLRRVESDGEHIAVETYSIPKEKFGQFIKFVPEPLGIGSVELKSGEWCKSFICEEFGYKQPGTVDITEFGGWKKYQEHLRASKKPFNSVLVANRGEIAVRIIKTLKKLGVKSIAVYSDPDKYAQHSLMADVAIPLHGTTAAETYINIEKVIKAAKESGAEAIIPGYGFLSENADFSDRCGKEGIVFVGPSGDAIRKLGLKHSAREIAEKAGVPLVPGSGLVKDAKEARAIAAKLEYPIMVKSTAGGGGIGLQKVDSEKDIERVFETVQHQGKSYFGDSGVFLERFVENARHVEIQMLGDGYGNAIAVGERDCSLQRRNQKIIEETPAPNLPEETRNKMRKAAESLGSSMKYKCAGTVEYIYDPKRDEFYFLEVNARLQVEHPITEMVTGLDLVEWMLLIAADTPPDFNQKIEVKGASMEARLYAENPVKGFMPSPGQLTEVKFPEWARIDSWVEKGTIVSAEYDPTLAKIIVHGKDRDDALKKLRQALNETVVYGCITNVDYLRSIANSKMFEEAAVATKVLDSYDYKPHAIEILQPGAYTTVQDYPGRRGYWHIGVPPSGCMDQYSFRVANKIVGNDAASPGIEITLNGPKLLFHQDCVVAVTGGKTKVEVNQVEVNQWEPINIKSGDKLDIGKLSTGCRAYLAIRGGVDVVEYLGSRSTFALGNLGGYNGRVLKLGDVLFLGQPDVTSCTLPGPISQPTPVPASLIPNYDNKVWKIGVTCGPHGSPDFFKAESVEEFFSSTWKVHYNSNRFGVRLIGPKPKWARKDGGEGGLHPSNTHDYVYSMGAINFTGDEPVILTCDGPSLGGFVCEAVVAESELWKVGQVKPGESIQFVPISYESAKNLKKQQNAAIENLSGDLPSLETVSLSAPENPILHQFKVSSNAPKVTYRQAGDRYILVEYGDNLLDLNLAYRIHKLDAMVKEYKPKGIFELSAGVRSVLVEYTDEITQKEALDTLVSYEKEIIFVNKWKVSSRIIKLPMAFEDKKTLDAVKRYQETIRSEAPWLPNNVDFIANINGITRTDVKDMLYTARFLVLGLGDVFLGAPCAVPLDPRHRLLGTKYNPSRTFTPNGTVGIGGNYMCIYTMESPGGYQLVGRTVPIWDKLSLGEHSPNTKPWLLSPFDQIEFYPVTEEEVDAFSEQMNAGKFKVDIVESVFDHGKYLEWIQENSKSIEEFQQNQGGEKLEEFNRLIQISNSELEKSGTKVQDDEKFDDNAELVYSEYSGRFWKSVVEVGDKVTAHQPLIVVEAMKTEMVVNAPRDGKVLKIYHKNGDMVEAGDLVVVLE encoded by the coding sequence ATGTCATACTTAGGTTGGTCAGTAGAAGATTGGAAAAAGTTTCATTACGAATCAACACCAGATGAAtcttttgaattattatcccaattattaaaatccCAAAAAGCTGCTCCAGAAGATCCTGCTTGGATATCCTTAGCTTCCATAGAGAATTTGGAACACCAATGGAAATTTTTACAATCAAAATCGAATAAACGAGATTTACCGTTATACGGGGTCCCCATAGCAGTTAAAGATAACATAGATGCTAAAACATTTGAAACTACAGCAGCTTGTCCTTCATTTGCTTACTCTCCGTCAAAAGATGCCACTACAGTTAGATTGTTAAGAGATGCCGGTGCCATAGTTATTGGGAAAACCAATTTAGATCAATTTGCAACAGGTTTAGTCGGTACAAGGTCTCCCTACGGAATAACTCCAAATACATTCAATCCAAAGTACGTCAGTGGTGGATCTTCAGCCGGATCTGCCTCGGTGGTTGCTAGAGGTATTGTTCCAATTGCATTAGGTACCGATACTGCTGGATCAGGAAGAGTCCCCGCAGCATTGAATAATCTTATTGGATTGAAACCAACAAAAGGTGTCTTTTCATGTTCAGGTGTTGTTCCAGCATGTAAGTCACTTGATTGTGTTTCGATATTTGCATTGAATTTGCAAGATGCACAGCTTACGTTTAATATTATGgcagaagaagatgaacaTGACGAATTTTCAAGATCAATGCCAAAAAAtccattattgaaatttggcAAAAAACCTAGAGTTGTAGTACCAACCAATTTGTTATGGTACGGCGAGAAAGAAAACCCTAAATTATACCAAGAAGCAGTTgctaaatttgaaaaaatcgGGTGTGAATTGGTATCTTTGGATATTGAACCATTGCTAGAATTAGCTAGATGCTTATATGAAGGTCCATGGGTTGCTGAACGTTATGTTGCTGTTAAAGATTTCTTTGCCACAAATACACCGGAAAAGGATTTGGATCCAACAGTcaccaaaattattaaaggTGGAGAACATTATTCTGCAGCCACTTGTTTCCAATATGAATACAAAAGACAGGGAATTGTGAAGAGAGTCAACAAATTGTTAGAAGGCATTGATGCTATTATTGTACCAACAGCCCCATTGAATCCAACAATCGAAGAAGTCACCAACGAACCAATCAAAGTCAACTCATGTCAAGGTACTTATACCAACTTTGTCAACTTGGCAGATATGTCTGCACTAGCTATCCCAGCAGGATTCAGAAATGATGGATTACCCTTCGGTGTCACATTGTTATCACACAAGTTCAACGATTATGCATTATTAGACTTAGCCAGTCGTTACTTGAAACTCGACAATTTACGTACATGTGGTGTTTCACAAAAGAAAGTGTCTACCATCCATGATGAATTGTACTTATTACCAAAATCTACCCCCGAAGAAACTGTTAAATTGGCTGTTGTTGGAGCTCATCTTAAAGGATTTGAATTACATTGGCAATTGGAAAAAGTTGATGCTcgatttattgaatcaacaacaacttcgAAAAACTATAAATTATATGCCTTGCCGAAGACAGGACCCGTTGCCAAACCTGGTTTGAGAAGAGTGGAATCCGATGGTGAACATATAGCTGTTGAAACCTATAGTATTCCAAAAGAGAAATTTGgacaatttatcaaatttgttCCTGAACCATTAGGTATTGGATCGGTCGAATTAAAATCAGGTGAATGGTGTAAATCTTTTATCTGTGAAGAATTTGGTTACAAACAACCTGGTACTGTTGACATTACTGAATTTGGCGGTTGGAAAAAGTATCAAGAACATTTGCGTGCCTCCAAAAAACCATTCAATTCAGTTTTGGTTGCCAATAGAGGAGAAATTGCCGTTAGAATAATcaaaactttgaaaaaattggggGTAAAATCTATTGCTGTCTATTCAGATCCAGATAAGTATGCTCAACACTCATTAATGGCAGATGTTGCAATTCCATTGCATGGTACAACAGCTGCTGAAACTTATATCaacattgaaaaagttaTCAAAGCAGCCAAGGAGTCTGGTGCAGAAGCTATCATCCCAGGTTATGGGTTCTTATCCGAAAATGCGGATTTCTCAGATCGTTGTGGTAAAGAAGGAATTGTGTTTGTTGGTCCATCTGGTGATGCCATTAGAAAATTGGGATTAAAACATTCAGCTAGAGAAATTGCCGAAAAAGCTGGAGTGCCGTTGGTTCCTGGTTCAGGTTTGGTGAAAGATGCCAAAGAAGCCAGAGCGATTGCTGCCAAATTGGAATATCCAATTATGGTCAAATCTACTGcaggtggtggtggtattgGTTTACAAAAAGTAGATTCtgaaaaagatattgaaagaGTTTTTGAAACCGTTCAACATCAAGGAAAATCCTATTTCGGAGACTCAGGGGTATTTTTGGAaagatttgttgaaaatgcCAGACACGTTGAAATCCAAATGTTAGGTGATGGTTACGGTAATGCCATTGCTGTTGGTGAAAGAGATTGTTCTTTACAACGTAGAAACCAAAAGATCATTGAAGAGACTCCTGCACCCAATTTACCAGAAGAAACCAGAAATAAAATGAGAAAAGCAGCTGAATCACTTGGTTCATCTATGAAATATAAATGTGCCGGTACAGTGGAATATATTTACGATCCCAAGAGAGATGAATTCTACTTTTTAGAAGTAAATGCCAGATTACAAGTTGAACATCCAATTACAGAAATGGTCACTGGATTAGATTTAGTTGAATGGATGCTTTTGATAGCTGCAGACACCCCACCTGAtttcaaccaaaaaattgaagtCAAAGGAGCATCAATGGAAGCTAGATTATATGCCGAGAATCCAGTTAAAGGTTTCATGCCATCACCAGGTCAATTGACAGAAGTAAAATTCCCTGAATGGGCTAGAATCGATAGTTGGGTTGAAAAAGGTACTATTGTTTCTGCTGAATATGACCCCACCTTAGCTAAAATCATTGTTCATGGTAAGGATAGAGATGATGCCTTAAAGAAGTTACGTCAAGCATTGAATGAAACTGTTGTTTATGGATGTATCACCAATGTTGACTATTTGAGATCGATTGCTAATTCGAAAATGTTTGAGGAAGCAGCTGTAGCCACCAAAGTTTTGGACTCTTATGACTACAAGCCACATGCCattgaaattttacaaCCAGGTGCTTACACTACAGTACAAGACTACCCCGGTAGAAGGGGCTACTGGCACATTGGGGTTCCACCATCAGGTTGTATGGATCAATATTCATTCAGAGTTGctaataaaattgttggTAACGATGCAGCATCTCCTGGTATTGAAATCACATTGAATGGACCAAAACTTTTGTTCCATCAAGATTGTGTTGTTGCTGTCACTGGTGGTAAGACTAAAGTTGAAGTTAACCAAGTTGAAGTTAATCAATGGGAACCAATTAACATCAAAAGTGGAGATAAATTGGATATTGGTAAATTGTCCACTGGTTGCAGAGCTTACTTGGCCATTAGAGGCggtgttgatgttgttgaatatttGGGTTCAAGATCAACTTTTGCATTAGGTAATTTGGGTGGTTACAATGGTAGAGTCTTGAAATTGGGTgatgttttatttttgggACAACCTGATGTTACAAGTTGTACTTTACCAGGCCCCATTTCCCAACCAACTCCTGTTCCAGCATCATTAATTCCAAATTATGACAACAAAGTTTGGAAGATTGGTGTTACCTGTGGTCCACATGGATCTCcagatttttttaaagCTGAATCGGTTGAGGAATTTTTCTCTTCCACTTGGAAAGTGCATTATAATTCCAACAGATTTGGTGTTAGATTGATTGGACCAAAACCTAAATGGGCTAGAAAGGATGGTGGCGAAGGTGGGTTACATCCATCAAACACTCATGATTATGTTTATTCCATGGGTGCTATCAATTTCACTGGTGACGAACCAGTCATTTTAACATGCGATGGCCCATCCTTAGGTGGGTTTGTTTGTGAAGCAGTTGTTGCTGAATCTGAATTATGGAAAGTTGGTCAAGTCAAACCAGGtgaatcaattcaatttgtcCCAATAAGTTATGAATCTGctaaaaatttgaaaaaacaacaaaatgcTGCAATTGAAAACTTATCTGGTGATTTGCCATCTTTAGAAACCGTTTCATTATCAGCTCCAGAAAACCCAATCTTGCATCAATTCAAAGTTTCTTCAAATGCTCCAAAAGTAACCTATCGTCAAGCTGGTGATAGATATATTCTTGTTGAATACGGAGACAATCttcttgatttgaatttggcTTACAGAATCCACAAATTAGATGCAATGGTCAAAGAATATAAACCTAAAGgtatttttgaattatctGCTGGTGTTAGATCAGTGTTGGTTGAATATACTGATGAAATCACCCAAAAGGAAGCCTTGGATACTTTAGTTTCTTATGAAAAGGAAATCATATTTGTTAACAAATGGAAAGTGAGTTCgagaattattaaattaccAATGGCTTTTGAAGACAAGAAAACATTGGATGCAGTCAAAAGATACCAAGAAACCATTAGAAGTGAGGCACCATGGTTACCAAACaatgttgattttattgCTAACATTAATGGAATCACAAGAACAGATGTTAAAGATATGTTGTATACTGCCAgatttttggttttagGTTTAGGGGACGTCTTCCTTGGGGCACCATGCGCCGTTCCATTAGACCCAAGACATAGATTATTGGGTACCAAATATAATCCATCAAGAACTTTTACTCCAAATGGTACTGTTGGTATTGGTGGTAATTATATGTGTATTTATACCATGGAATCACCAGGTGGTTATCAATTAGTTGGAAGGACAGTTCCAATTTGGGATAAATTGAGTTTAGGTGAACACTCACCAAACACTAAACCATGGTTATTGAGTCCATTCgatcaaattgaattttatcCTGttactgaagaagaagttgatgCATTTTCTGAACAAATGAATGCTGGTAAATTCAAagttgatattgttgaatcaGTTTTCGATCATGGTAAATATTTGGAATGGATTCAAGAAAACtctaaatcaattgagGAATTCCAACAAAACCAAGGAGGTGAGAAATTAGAAGAATTCAATAGATTGATTCAAATCTCAAACAgtgaattggaaaaactGGGAACTAAAGTTCAAGATGAcgaaaaatttgatgataatgcTGAATTGGTGTATTCTGAATATTCTGGTAGATTCTGGAAATCAGTAGTTGAAGTTGGAGATAAAGTTACTGCTCATCAGccattgattgttgttgaagcAATGAAAACAGAAATGGTTGTTAATGCACCAAGAGATGGTAAGGTGCTTAAAATTTACCACAAGAATGGGGATATGGTGGAGGCCGGTGATTTAGTGGTTGTTTTAGAATAA
- the HAT1 gene encoding histone acetyltransferase catalytic subunit (Hat1-Hat2 histone acetyltransferase complex subunit; involved in DNA damage repair and morphogenesis; mutations cause constitutive pseudohyphal growth, white to opaque switch, caspofungin sensitivity; rat catheter, Spider biofilm repressed): MSSAKEQSSVTAALQPEQWTTSSNEALKLFVTNPEAALNFQPTFTYPIFGDAETIYGYKDLDIFLCFDHYTFKPFLNIKYSAKLTDDPEIIDIKKTIDEFLPKSTIFKDEVKWVDSIKEEKDNGYKIPGKLIDSFSENDKEYDIYKIDLKSDNGYELHQRLQILVLLFIEAGSFIDAKDELWNLYVLYEKDNKSTSNNEPSIVGFTTAYNYWKYPGAKKFDSTEQESRIKISQFIILPIYQGQGLGQLFYSHLFDKWLAQDDIIEVVVEDPNESFDDLRDRADLKRLNTSEQFDFKAVTPKVDKEWVEKTRRALKLEKRQFARLLEIILLYKLKHGYPGITKRDVRLFIKKRLYDKNKEGLATLDDNTKKDKLQTAYQALEDDYYRILGDLKLNIKRENDEEETDTVSKKQKV; this comes from the coding sequence ATGTCATCCGCAAAAGAACAAAGTAGTGTTACGGCAGCATTGCAACCAGAGCAATGGACGACATCATCAAATGAAgcattgaaattgtttgtCACCAATCCTGAAGCAGCACTTAATTTCCAACCTACATTTACTTATCCAATATTTGGTGATGCCGAAACAATCTATGGGTATAAAGATTTAGATATATTTTTATGTTTTGATCATTATACATTTAAAccatttttgaatattaaATATAGTGCCAAATTGACTGACGATCcagaaattattgatattaaaaaaacCATTGATGAATTCTTACCTAAACTGACGATTTTCAAAGATGAAGTGAAATGGGTCGATTCAAtaaaggaagaaaaagataatgGGTATAAAATACCTggaaaattaattgattcatttaGTGAGAATGATAAAGAATACgatatttacaaaattgaCTTGAAGTCAGACAATGGATATGAATTACATCAACGATTGCAAATCTTAGTCTTATTGTTCATTGAGGCAGGGTCATTTATTGATGCCAAAGATGAATTATGGAACTTGTATGTTTTGTATGAAAAAGACAATAAATCTACATCCAATAATGAACCTTCTATAGTTGGGTTTACCACGGCTTATAATTATTGGAAATATCCTGGTGCCAAAAAATTCGATTCAACTGAACAAGAACTGAGAATCAAGATATctcaatttataatattacCAATTTACCAAGGTCAAGGCTTAGGacaattattttattcCCATTTATTTGACAAGTGGTTAGCACAAGATGATATAATTGAAGTAGTAGTTGAAGACCCTAATGAAAgttttgatgatttaagGGATAGAGCCGATTTGAAAAGATTAAATACTAGTGagcaatttgatttcaaagcTGTTACTCCGAAAGTAGACAAGGAGTGGGTTGAAAAAACAAGACGAGCATTAAAATTAGAAAAGAGACAGTTTGCAAGATTGTTAGAAATTATATTGTTATACAAGTTGAAACATGGCTATCCTGGTATCACCAAGAGAGACGTGAGGTTATTcatcaaaaaaagattataTGACAAGAATAAGGAAGGATTAGCCACCTTAGATGATAACACCAAGAAAGATAAATTACAGACTGCTTATCAAGCTTTGGAAGATGATTATTATAGAATATTGGGAGACTTGAAGTTGAACATTAAGCGTGAGAATGATGAAGAGGAAACCGACACCGTTTccaaaaagcaaaaagTGTAA
- the PIL1 gene encoding lipid-binding protein (Eisosome component; predicted role in endocytosis; echinocandin-binding protein; localizes to cell surface of hyphae, but not yeast-form cells; Hap43, YNB biofilm induced; rat catheter biofilm repressed), with product MHRTYSLRSSKAPTASQLQSPPPPPSSTKNKFFGSGGLSSTIRKAAAGATGPELSRKLSQFIKMEKNFMRAVEVTSRERKDVAKQLSAWGEDNEDDISDVTDKLGVLIYEIGELEDQYIDKYDQYRITLKSIRDIEGSVQPSRDRKQKITDEIAHLKYKDPQSPKIPVLEQELVRAEAESLVAEAQLSNITREQLKAAFNYQFDATRELAEKYALIAGYGKALLELLDDSAVTPGETRPAYDGYEASKQIIIDAENALASWTLDSAAVKPTLSLHQEYDEDELEHEHGEIDDAAQEEFNKHDENVEHQ from the coding sequence ATGCATAGAACTTATTCATTAAGATCTTCGAAAGCACCAACTGCTTCACAATTACAATCccctccaccaccaccatccAGTACCAAAAATAAGTTTTTTGGTTCTGGTGGGTTATCTTCAACCATCAGAAAGGCAGCTGCTGGTGCCACTGGCCCAGAATTGTCTCGTAAATTGTCTCAATTCATCAAGATGGAAAAGAACTTTATGAGAGCTGTTGAAGTCACTTCCCGTGAAAGAAAAGACGTTGCTAAGCAATTGAGTGCTTGGGGtgaagataatgaagaCGATATCAGTGATGTCACTGACAAATTGGGTGTTTTGATTTACGAAATTGGTGAATTGGAAGACCAATACATTGACAAATATGATCAATACAGAATTACTTTGAAATCCATTAGAGATATCGAAGGTTCTGTCCAACCAAGTAGAGacagaaaacaaaaaatcacTGATGAAATTGCtcatttgaaatataaaGATCCTCAATCTCCAAAAATCCCAGTTTTGGAACAAGAATTGGTTAGAGCTGAAGCTGAATCTTTAGTTGCTGAAGCTCAATTGAGTAATATCACCAGAGAACAATTGAAAGCTGCTTTCAACTATCAATTTGATGCTACCAGAGAATTGGCTGAAAAATACGCTTTGATTGCTGGTTACGGTAAAGCCTTATTGGAATTATTGGATGATTCTGCTGTCACTCCTGGTGAAACTAGACCAGCTTATGATGGTTATGAAGCTTCTAAACAAATCATCATTGATGCTGAAAATGCTTTGGCTTCTTGGACTTTGGATTCCGCTGCTGTCAAACCAACTTTATCTTTACATCAAGAatatgatgaagatgaactTGAACACGAACACggtgaaattgatgatgctGCTCAAGAAGAATTCAACAAACACGATGAAAATGTTGAACaccaataa
- a CDS encoding uncharacterized protein (Ortholog(s) have role in meiotic sister chromatid cohesion, protein localization to chromosome, centromeric region, reciprocal meiotic recombination, synaptonemal complex assembly) gives MELINQSNNSLSTGLHTAWLLATLGSKPSIRSKLIKKSTINYLSIPELCHELLASTNSTINDAQDKDAIIYEPPTPGNNIRYVSNIMHGISILYRTKINYLMNDLIYIESRLKCHYQNSYNDIVDLSSGSLIKTCLAPSMAKKRAIQYLSDDPAFSIQLGLVAPFTEETDEIAKRRKLDILRKDNDDFPLVNGNGGGLVDQLNFHSMTFTLHPQLDNSFEAEDHSSLNNGNNIGLSTDSEVIPDFEFDNNGDIVGIAGENLLLDSRSPTRELIHNEQADALNVTFDGNDVHEVNPIPLNQTTSISNDLNFYTTTDTPLPNSTQRPIPQQTLGMEKLPFRKLLIDNHTRIDSDSMIHFVMNYESRMNTVMEPVKSVDEVVNNIYGVVDAAPPFTRFVNKITLPNANNNNHNNSVEQSFFTRTASILQKTEETGNENTEEGRNTMNIRNYTMEPEIPDPNMYFEDGSHFELPRESEHIFNLEFDYNDINDVEEDDSIDGANSKNGSQQNSMSFDGSGDNLMTMDSKLNKFYRYIKARSNEFGKLVVGTYLISQAINENNVVLTEHTGDYYQTKFQILVPDSTHALDIDEPPVPRRVAANAFACVLTLATKSLINIEVIQETDELQNNNDINIILPLE, from the coding sequence ATggaattaataaatcaatctAACAATTCTTTATCAACAGGGTTACATACTGCTTGGCTTTTGGCAACATTGGGTTCAAAACCTAGTATTCGAtctaaattaatcaaaaaatcaacaatcaattatcTTCTGATTCCTGAATTGTGTCATGAATTATTAGCGTCAACTAATTCAACCATTAACGATGCTCAAGATAAAGATGCCATTATATATGAACCACCTACTCCTGGCAATAATATTCGATATGTTTCCAACATTATGCATGGGATTTCGATTTTATATCgaacaaaaatcaattatttgatgaatgatttgatttatattgaaTCTCGTCTTAAATGTCACTATCAAAACAGTTACaatgatattgttgatttatcGTCAGGTTCGTTGATTAAAACATGTTTGGCACCTTCAATGGCTAAAAAGCGGGCAATCCAGTATTTGAGTGATGATCCAGCATTTAGTATTCAATTAGGATTAGTGGCTCCCTTTACGGAAGAAACAGATGAGATAGCAAAGAGAAGGAAATTAGATATTTTACGAaaagataatgatgatttccCGCTTGttaatggtaatggtggtggtcttgttgatcaattgaattttcaTTCTATGACATTTACATTACATCCACAATTGGATAATCTGTTTGAAGCTGAGGATCATTCAAGTTTGAATAACGGTAATAATATTGGACTTTCTACTGATAGTGAAGTGATTCCTGATTTTGagtttgataataatggtgATATCGTTGGTATTGCTGGTGAAAACTTATTGTTAGACAGTAGATCACCAACGAGGGAGTTGATTCATAATGAACAAGCAGATGCCTTGAATGTTACATTTGATGGCAATGATGTACATGAAGTAAATCCAATCCCACTTAATCAAACTACTAGTATTTCCaatgatttaaatttttatacCACTACCGACACACCATTGCCAAATAGCACCCAACGACCTATTCCTCAACAAACTTTAGGTATGGAGAAATTACCTTTCCGGAAATTGCTCATTGATAATCATACCCGAATTGATAGTGATTCAATGATTCACTTTGTAATGAACTATGAATCAAGAATGAATACTGTTATGGAACCAGTTAAATCTGTGGATGAGGTtgtaaataatatataCGGTGTTGTTGATGCTGCTCCACCGTTTACGAGATTTGTTAATAAGATTACCTTACCCAATgcaaacaacaataaccaTAACAATAGTGTTGAACAATCATTTTTCACACGAACAGCTAgtattttacaaaaaacAGAGGAAACAGGTAATGAGAATACTGAAGAAGGAAGAAATACTATGAATATAAGAAATTACACTATGGAGCCAGAGATACCAGATCCTAACATGTATTTCGAAGATGGGAGCCATTTTGAATTGCCAAGAGAATCGGAacatattttcaatttagaaTTTGACTATAATGATATCAACGATGTGGAAGAAgatgattcaattgacGGAGCCAATTCCAAAAATGGGTCACAACAAAATAGTATGAGTTTTGATGGTAGTGGTGATAATTTAATGACCATGGATAgtaaattaaacaaattctATCGATACATAAAAGCCAGGTCAAATGAATTTGGGAAATTGGTTGTTGGAACATATCTCATATCACAAGcaattaatgaaaacaatGTTGTGCTTACTGAACATACTGGTGATTACTACcaaacaaaatttcaaattcttgtaCCGGATTCAACTCATGCCTTGGACATTGATGAACCTCCTGTTCCAAGAAGAGTTGCTGCAAATGCATTTGCCTGTGTTTTGACTCTAGCAACAAAGagtttaattaatattgaaGTAATACAAGAAACAGATGAGCTACAAAATAACAATGATATTAATATAATTCTACCTTTGGAATGA